CCCTTACAAGGTCTCCGGAGTCATCAAAGTATTTTTCAGGGTCAACAAAGCCGGTCAGCATCTTTGAAAGGTATTCTATCTGCAGGAACTTCTCCCTTGTATCAACACTGGCCTCCTCGCAGACCTTTACGATGTAATACCTGAAAAACCTTTCCGGGTCTATCCTTTCTGTAACCTGTTTCATTTTGACCCCCTCTGATACTATATCGGAAGTTACAGGAGATTTCTTTAATCCTTAATTTTATTATACAAAATTCCGGAGGACGTTTCTACTGACTCCATGATTATAATTTGACATTTTATGGCCTTTTTTAGTAGGCTTACATGTTCGGGGCGTAGCGCAGCCTGGTTAGCGCACCTGCCTTGGGAGCAGGGGGTCGGTGGTTCGAATCCACTCGCCCCGACCATTTTGAATTCCGGGTATAATATATATTGAATCTGTCAATAAACGTCTTTTTACCGTCATCCCCCGAAATCACCCGGGGCACCAGGGAAGCGATGAAAAGACCGGATTCCGGCACATGGAGTGTCGGAAACAGAAATGAAGAAAATCGGGTTTATATGCAGTCTCTAAAAAAAGGCAATCAAATGCGCCTGTAGCTCAGCAGGAAAGAGCAACTGACTTCTAATCAGTGGGTCGGGGGTTCAAATCCTCCCAGGCGCACCACTATTAGCAAAATACAGGCTGCTTCTGATAAAATATACATAATCCTGATCTGAGAGTAATGGTCGTTTTATTATGGTGAGCGTAGCTCAATGGTTAGAGCACTGGACTGTGGCTCCAGCGGTTGTGGGTTCGAGTCCCATCGCTCACCCCATCATTTTATCCATTTCCCGACACGGTTGCTGAAAACAGTTAACAAATCCCCGGAACTCTCCATATATGAACCTTGAAGATACCATAGTCGCCATCTCCACCCCTTCAGGTGAGGGCGGGATAGGTATAGTCAGATTAAGCGGAAAAGATGCAATAAATATTGCCTCAAGGATATTCTGCTCACCCAATGGAAAATCGCCAGCAAAAGCCGGCTCCCACACCATACTTTACGGATATATCACCAATCCTGAAAACATCACCCCCGTCGATGAAGTGCTGCTATCCGTTATGAGGGCACCACACTCTTATACCAGGGAAGATGTAGTGGAGATTAACTGCCATGGGGGGATGCTACCCCTGAGAAAGGTACTTGAACTAACTGCAAAGGAAGGAGCAAGGCTTGCAGAGCCGGGCGAGTTCACATTCAGGGCCTTTATGAACGGCAGAATAGACCTCTCCCAGGCAGAGGCAACAATAGACCTGATAAGGGCCAGGACCGACAAAAGCAGGAGACTCGCCATTGAACAACTCTCCGGAGCACTCTCTGAAAAGATAGCCTCCGTAAAAAACACCCTTGTGGATATCTGCGCACATATTGAGGCATATATTGATTTCCCGGAAGAGGAGCTGGACTTGCAGGCCAGGGCTGAACTGGGCAGGAAAACAGATGGGGTCATCCTGCAACTCAGGAAACTCTCTTCAACATACGATGAAGCCCGGTTCTTCCGTGAGGGCCTGTCTGTGGCGATTATCGGAAAGCCGAACGTCGGGAAATCCTCCCTCCTGAATGCCCTCATTGAAAGGGAGAGGGCAATTGTAACGGAACTTCCCGGCACAACAAGGGATGTCATCGAGGAGTGCCTGAACATAAACGGTCTGCCCTTGCGGATAATGGATACAGCAGGCATCAGGGAGACCCATAACCTTGCTGAAAGCGAAGGGGTCAGAAGGAGCCTCATGGCTATTGACGGTGCGGATTTAGTGCTGGCAATGTTTGATATAAACACCCCGTTGAAAGATGAAGACTTCAGCATTATTGAAAAGATACGGGACAGAAAAAGCATTATTGTCCTTAACAAGGCAGACCTGCCCCATTCAGTCGAGGAAAACCTTATTCCCGAAGACCTTCCCAAGGTCAGGATATCGGCTAAAACAGGCGAGGGGATAGACTCTCTGAAGAAAGAGGTAGAGGCTCAGATATTTAAAAGCGGCTCACCTTCCGATGGGGTCATGATAACAAACCTGAGGCACAAACTGGCACTTGATCAGGCAACCGAATCCCTGTCAAGGGCATCCGATGCCATCAAAGATGGAATGCCCTACGAGATAACGGCCTTTGAACTGAGAGACGGCCTTGACAGGCTGGGAGAGATTGCCGGCGAGACTACAACAGAGGATATCCTGGACAGGATATTCAGTCAGTTCTGTATCGGAAAGTGAGGCGGGATATCAGTCGTGATGAACGTGCAACAAGACTCAATGTCTCCAGGGCGTTTATAACAAGAATGCTCCTACCCCACAGCATATATATGAACTTCTTCATCCAGACGATCCTTCAGTAACAGCCGACGCCCTTAAGCTTAAATCACGGGCAACTTCGAAAGGGCTTCTTTTATCTTCTCTTCAGGGTATTCATAATCAGTCAGTTTGCCGGCAAGGTAGTCTGCATATGCCTGAAGGTCGAGATAGCCGTGGCCGCTGAGATTAAAGAGCAGGGTCTTCTCCTTCCCCTCTTCCCTGCAGAGCAATGCCTCGTCAATGGCAGCCCTTATGGCATGGGAGGTCTCGGGAGCAGGAATTATACCCTCTGTGCGGGAAAACTGCAGCGCCGCCTCAAACACCGTTGTCTGCGGATATGCCTTTGCCTCTATCAACCCGTCGTGATAGAGCTGGCACAGGAGGGGTGCATCACCGTGATATCTGAGTCCGCCTGCATGTATGCCGGGAGGCATAAAATCATGTCCAAGGGTATACATCATCGAGAGTGGAGTCAGTCCGGCAGTGTCGCCAAAGTCATACCTGAACTCACCCTTTGTCAGCGTCGGGCATGATTCAGGCTCAACGGCCATCACCCTCAGCTCTTTTCCGTTTATCTTGTCCCGGAGAAAGGGAAAGCTCACACCGGCAAGGTTGCTCCCTCCGCCGCAGCATCCTATTATGATATCAGGATAGTCTCCTATGAGTTCAAACTGCCTCTTTGTTTCAAGCCCTATTACTGTCTGGTGCAGGAGTACGTGGTTAAGTACCGAACCGAGGGCATAATTCGTATCACTGTGGCTTGCTGCATCCTCAACCGCCTCTGATATGGCTATGCCGAGACTTCCAGGACTGTCCGGGTCTGCCTCAAGTATCTTCTTTCCTGCCTGGGTGATATCTGTAGGACTTGCATGAACAGTGGCCCCCCAGGTCTCCATTGCTATCCGTCTGTAAGGCTTCTGGTTATAACTCACCTTCACCATGTAAACAGTGACGTCCAGACCAAAAAGGCTTCCTGCCAGCGCCATTGCAGAACCCCACTGACCGGCACCTGTCTCTGTGGCGATCCTCTTTATGCTGGCCTCCTTGTTGTAGTATGCCTGGGGTATGGACGTATTGGGTTTATGACTGCCTGCAGGGCTTACTCCCTCATACTTGTAATATATTTTTGCAGGCGTGCCAAGTGCCTCTTCGAGCCTGCGGGCCCTGTACAGGGGACTCGGCCTCCAGAGGGCATAGGTCTTCAAAACCTCCTCGGGTATCTCTATCCACCTTTCTGTTGACACCTCCTGTTCAATAAGTGACATGGGAAAGATTGCAGCAAGGTCATCAGGACCAATGGGCTGTTTTGTAACCGGATGCAGTGGCGGCCCTGGAAGGTTCGGCATGTCCGCCATAATGTTGTACCACTTGGAAGGGATCTCACTGTCTGACAACACAATCTTTGTGTCTCTCATAACACCTCCATCAAAAGGTTTTATATTCTTCCATTATACACTCTTCATCGGAAAAGCTCCCTGGCACAGACTTTCTCACCATGCAGCGTCTATCTGAAGAAGTGCCCGAGTGTCAAACTCTCTGTCTGATGTCAGGGCAATCTGGGAGCCCACGCCAAGAAACACCTCTGGTTTCAACTTAAATTTCAAGGCAGGCAACAGATAAAATATAGTTTCATCCTCCTTTAGCTCCCCTGCCACTTCAATTATCGGAAACATGGAGTCTGTGGCCTTAAATATCCCGGAAAACCCAAGCTCCACCATCTTCATCTCAGGCATATAGTGAACATTGCCGTCAAATATTGCAATGTCTTTAAAAACCTTGCGCCCGGCTACTCCAAAAGCCCCGACAACATCATCCTGACCCTCCGGAATAGTTCCCGATGGAATCAGTGCGCCTCCAAATACAGAGACACCACTTTCCGCCTCGGCATCCTGAAGAACCGCATACATCAGCATCACGTCAGTGCGCGAGCTTTGCTTGATTGCATTATTACGAACGTGCAGACCCAAACGATTGTAAATACCGGCTTCAAGATGAAATCCATAATCACCGGTCGAATCCTCACCACTATAACCCTGGCGATAGCCCGTTATCCTCGCAGACACCATTCCAGGCATATCCGGAATACCCATATGGTTAAAAAAAGGATGCGGAAATCCATGTGCCATCTCCGCACCCCCATCCTTCCCCATCACCATACCACCCTCATCCATACGAGCCTGTTGTGAGCCAACCTCCCCTTCTCCCGGCTGGGCATACGCACAACTTACAGTTAAAGCGATTACAACCACGGCTAAAACAGCATTTACAAAAAACAGTCTCCTCATAAATCCCTCCTTTTTAAAAAAATATGAGACCATAAACACCCTCGTCGAAAGGGGCAGCACATAAAATACTACCATGTTTTTGAAACCCTTGTCCCGGAAACGGGGATTTCTGTTTTCATGAAGTTGGCCAACGAATCTTCTCCTTAAAAAAATGCTTCGGTAATGGCAAGACATCGTAAACTTAGGATTTATTAATCGTCTCAAAATAGTCAATCTGACATCCTTTGAAATTATTGCAGGAAACTATGCAATATTGAAAAATTGGAGGGATTGATTGGCAGAAAGAAGATACTGAAGAATTAAGGAAGGCCAACATATGCAACTCTAACCGGCTATTTTGCATGGGGAAAGTTACTGTTTTTCGTATTTATGCCGAAATATCAGGAAATGCGCAATACGTATAATGCAGGACAATTGCATAAGGATATGGCCGGGTTGACGGACAGGGATATCTGAAGGCAGAGGGCAGGGCTTTTCTACAGAAGAGATGACTAAATGAGCAGGTTTCTCAGAAATATGATAATCGGGAATATTACGTAATCGGTTATCCTGAAAAAAATGAGGGCAAGAAGGATAAAAAACCCGTAGGGTTCAATGCGGCTGTAGGCTATTGCCTGTCTTGCGGGCAGAAGCCCCAACAGTATCTTGCTTCCGTCCAGGGGGGGGACGGGAATTAAATTAAATACGGCAAGGCCTATGTTTAACACAACGCTCATCTGCAGCATCATGGCAAGGGGAAGAAATATCTTCTTTATCAGCAGGGGCTCTGTTACAGGCAGCATCAGCATCAGCTTGTAAAGGATTGCCGAAACCACTGCCAGGGCCATATTTGCGGCAGGCCCTGCAATTGAAACCCACATCATGTCCTTTTTTGGATCCCTTAGATTATAGGGATTAACAGGGACAGGCTTTGCCCAGCCTATCATGCGGGTAACGAGAAAGACAAGTGTGCCAAGAGGGTCAAGGTGTTTTAAGGGGTTTAATGTCAGTCTTCCGGCATCCTTGGCAGTGGAGTCTCCGAGCCTGTAGGCCACATACCCATGGGCGAGTTCATGAAATGTAACCGCCAGCAGTATCGGCACAGCCATAAGAATGACCTGTCTTATAATTTCAACTATATCCATTTTTTAAAAAAACAGAAGCACTTACTGTGAACCGATGCCTTTGTGCGAATTGGGTTTAAATTGGATGGAGTCTCCGGTCAATTACCGTCCTTGCCTCAACCAGGGGGTCTATGAAGGCACTCTCCATATCGTGGTCGATATCCCTCCTGTTTGAGAGGTAGGTTATCCTGTCCTGCATCCTGGCACGGAGGTATTCAAGGTATTCATTATCCTTTGCGGGCTTGTACTTTTTGTCATAATCAGCGCCAAAGAGTTCCTTGCCGTTTTTGGGTACCTGCAATCCCTGAAAAGACTTCCAGTCCTTCCACTCAATGTTCTCCCTTACAAGCTCCGTTACGATCTTCAGAGAGAGTTCCTTGGGGATGTCGATAAGGCTTTCAGGCATTCCAAAGGCGTATGTATTCATGATATAACACTCTGTGCCCATCTTGAAGAGTTTTTTAAATTGCTGGCAATCCCAGATAAGCGGGTGAACACTGAACGGGTTTGCAAATGGTTCTATAACAAGCTTTTTCAATTCCTTTGGGTCAACGTTCTCAACCCCCTTTGCCCGCATGGTGGAGAGGGATGCTCCCATTGTGACAGCAAGCCCTACCGACTTTACCCTGGATATCGGCGGCAGGCTCGGGTCTTTCTGCAGCCAGATAACCTTGC
This portion of the Nitrospirota bacterium genome encodes:
- the mnmE gene encoding tRNA uridine-5-carboxymethylaminomethyl(34) synthesis GTPase MnmE; the protein is MNLEDTIVAISTPSGEGGIGIVRLSGKDAINIASRIFCSPNGKSPAKAGSHTILYGYITNPENITPVDEVLLSVMRAPHSYTREDVVEINCHGGMLPLRKVLELTAKEGARLAEPGEFTFRAFMNGRIDLSQAEATIDLIRARTDKSRRLAIEQLSGALSEKIASVKNTLVDICAHIEAYIDFPEEELDLQARAELGRKTDGVILQLRKLSSTYDEARFFREGLSVAIIGKPNVGKSSLLNALIERERAIVTELPGTTRDVIEECLNINGLPLRIMDTAGIRETHNLAESEGVRRSLMAIDGADLVLAMFDINTPLKDEDFSIIEKIRDRKSIIVLNKADLPHSVEENLIPEDLPKVRISAKTGEGIDSLKKEVEAQIFKSGSPSDGVMITNLRHKLALDQATESLSRASDAIKDGMPYEITAFELRDGLDRLGEIAGETTTEDILDRIFSQFCIGK
- a CDS encoding TrpB-like pyridoxal phosphate-dependent enzyme, translated to MRDTKIVLSDSEIPSKWYNIMADMPNLPGPPLHPVTKQPIGPDDLAAIFPMSLIEQEVSTERWIEIPEEVLKTYALWRPSPLYRARRLEEALGTPAKIYYKYEGVSPAGSHKPNTSIPQAYYNKEASIKRIATETGAGQWGSAMALAGSLFGLDVTVYMVKVSYNQKPYRRIAMETWGATVHASPTDITQAGKKILEADPDSPGSLGIAISEAVEDAASHSDTNYALGSVLNHVLLHQTVIGLETKRQFELIGDYPDIIIGCCGGGSNLAGVSFPFLRDKINGKELRVMAVEPESCPTLTKGEFRYDFGDTAGLTPLSMMYTLGHDFMPPGIHAGGLRYHGDAPLLCQLYHDGLIEAKAYPQTTVFEAALQFSRTEGIIPAPETSHAIRAAIDEALLCREEGKEKTLLFNLSGHGYLDLQAYADYLAGKLTDYEYPEEKIKEALSKLPVI
- a CDS encoding site-2 protease family protein; amino-acid sequence: MDIVEIIRQVILMAVPILLAVTFHELAHGYVAYRLGDSTAKDAGRLTLNPLKHLDPLGTLVFLVTRMIGWAKPVPVNPYNLRDPKKDMMWVSIAGPAANMALAVVSAILYKLMLMLPVTEPLLIKKIFLPLAMMLQMSVVLNIGLAVFNLIPVPPLDGSKILLGLLPARQAIAYSRIEPYGFFILLALIFFRITDYVIFPIIIFLRNLLI